A stretch of the Lolium perenne isolate Kyuss_39 chromosome 3, Kyuss_2.0, whole genome shotgun sequence genome encodes the following:
- the LOC127345567 gene encoding histone-lysine N-methyltransferase family member SUVH9-like, translating to MAPSAPPPPGPRLLVPKPDPDAPPQIPLTPELCAALRREYIKPDPDAPKPQADATPLTADLCAALRRELEPSPDDHSDFADRLRLTQQRLDHISARLSSAPPPPPPPPSSLPPPPPPPPPRPKRACSSSTARADPPRASSPSTMGRKRFRGLPSAEMVRATVPTEADIMQVRTLARRARLTFEALRGVYARRAASTPPTRGVRRNRADMRALSAMISANLCLYRDKRIVGPVPGVFVGDVFNYRAELLVVGLHSHAQAGIGFVPASLVSEGKPVATSVVSYGGYLDDHDNGDVLLYAGTGGRPRNGRADQELEGGNLALANSCKYGVEVRVIRCHVTDASPSGKVYVYDGLYRVESSTDIPGRRFKLVRLPGQDPLGSNTWHAARSLVDDLDAGLRRPGYLTLDLSRGKEAIRVPVCNTVDQDRSPLDDTKYIARPRFPPPRLESRRRCCGYRASAASSKSRCACVKRNGGGGPPYNTDGTLVKGVPIVYECGAQCACPPSCPNRVTQRGMRHRLEVFRSAETEWGVRTLDLIQPGAFICEFSGDVVAAGASTDWDGYVDPRKFPPRWKEWGDASGVALRDHEGPPLLAQCPAPPAYVLDVSRRRNFAPYICHSGAPNAFIQFVVCGDESDSFPHLMVFALETIPPMRDLSIDYGIDQ from the coding sequence ATGGCGccctccgctcccccgccgccgggTCCCCGCCTCCTCGTTCCCAAGCCCGACCCCGACGCGCCCCCGCAGATCCCGCTCACCCCGGAGCTCTGCGCCGCCCTCCGCCGTGAGTACATCAAGCCCGACCCCGACGCGCCCAAGCCCCAGGCCGACGCCACGCCGCTCACCGCCGACCTCTGCGCCGCGCTGCGACGGGAGCTCGAGCCATCCCCCGACGACCACTCCGACTTCGCCGACCGCCTCCGCCTCACCCAGCAGCGCCTCGACCACATCTCCGCGCGCCtctcctccgcgccgccgccaccgcctcccCCGCCTTCGTCCCTGCCCCCtcccccgccaccgccaccgcctaggCCGAAGCGGGCCTGTTCCTCCTCCACCGCCAGAGCCGACCCGCCGCGGGCCTCTTCCCCGAGCACCATGGGCAGGAAGCGCTTCCGCGGCCTGCCGAGCGCGGAGATGGTCCGCGCCACCGTCCCCACGGAGGCGGACATCATGCAGGTCCGCACCCTGGCGCGGCGCGCGCGCCTCACCTTCGAGGCGCTCCGCGGCGTCTacgcccgccgcgccgcctccacgCCGCCCACCCGCGGCGTCCGCCGCAACCGCGCCGACATGCGCGCCCTCAGCGCCATGATCTCCGCCAACCTCTGCCTCTACCGCGACAAGCGCATCGTGGGCCCCGTCCCGGGCGTCTTCGTGGGCGACGTCTTCAACTACCGCGCCGAGCTCCTCGTCGTCGGCCTCCACAGCCACGCGCAGGCGGGCATCGGCTTCGTGCCCGCCAGCCTCGTCAGCGAGGGCAAGCCCGTCGCCACCAGCGTCGTCTCCTACGGAGGCTACCTCGACGACCACGACAACGGGGACGTGCTCCTCTACGCCGGGACCGGCGGCCGTCCGCGCAACGGCCGCGCCGACCAGGAGCTCGAGGGCGGCAACCTCGCGCTCGCGAACAGCTGCAAGTACGGCGTCGAGGTGCGCGTCATCCGCTGCCACGTAACCGACGCCAGCCCCAGCGGCAAGGTCTACGTCTACGACGGCCTCTACAGGGTCGAGTCTTCCACCGACATCCCCGGCCGCAGGTTCAAGCTCGTGCGCCTCCCCGGCCAGGACCCGCTCGGCAGCAACACCTGGCACGCCGCCAGGAGCCTCGTCGACGACCTCGACGCAGGCCTCCGCCGCCCAGGCTACCTCACGCTCGACCTCTCCAGGGGCAAGGAGGCCATCCGTGTCCCCGTCTGCAACACCGTCGACCAGGACAGGTCTCCGCTGGACGACACCAAGTACATTGCGCGTCCCCGGTTCCCGCCGCCCAGGCTCGAGAGCCGCCGCAGGTGCTGCGGGTACAGGGCGTCGGCTGCTTCGTCCAAGTCCAGGTGCGCCTGCGTGAAGaggaacggcggcggcggcccgccgTACAACACGGACGGCACGCTCGTCAAGGGGGTGCCGATCGTGTACGAGTGCGGCGCCCAGTGCGCGTGCCCGCCCAGCTGCCCCAACCGTGTCACGCAGCGTGGCATGAGGCACCGGCTGGAGGTGTTCCGGTCCGCCGAGACGGAGTGGGGCGTCAGGACGCTGGACCTCATCCAGCCGGGCGCCTTCATCTGCGAGTTCAGCGGAGACGTGGTCGCCGCCGGCGCGTCCACGGACTGGGACGGCTACGTCGACCCGAGGAAGTTCCCGCCGAGATGGAAGGAGTGGGGAGACGCCTCTGGGGTCGCGCTTCGGGACCACGAGGGACCTCCATTGCTTGCACAGTGCCCAGCGCCGCCGGCGTACGTGCTGGATGTGTCCAGGAGGAGGAACTTCGCGCCATACATCTGCCACAGCGGCGCACCCAACGCTTTCATCCAGTTCGTGGTCTGTGGCGATGAGAGCGACTCATTCCCTCACCTCATGGTGTTCGCTCTGGAGACCATCCCACCCATGCGTGATTTGAGCATCGACTACGGCATTGATCAGTGA